The DNA sequence TCGTGATCTCTCGGCGGCCCGCCATGCGGTCATGCCGCGGCGCACGATATGGATGTCGCGAAAGCCGTGGGCATGCAAGAGCTTTGCGGCGGTCCGCGACCGGCGGTCGGTGTGGCAGACCAGTGCCAGGGGGCGGTCCTTGGGCAGCTCGTGCAGACGGTTGGCAAGCTGATCGAGGGGAAGGTTGAGGGCGCCGTCGACGTGGCCGAGTTCGCCGGTGAATTCCTCAACGCTGCGCACGTCCACTACCACGGGGGGCGAGTGACCTGCCAGCTCTCGTGCGAGTTCCTGCACCGTCAGCCACTCGGCGGGAACGCGCAGGCGCTTCACCAAGCGCGGAAGAAATGCCACCGCGGCGAGCAGCGCGAGCGCGATCAGCCCGGTCTGGATCGCCGCTTCGCCTCCCGCGATCGCCTGTCGCCCGGCATGGCCGACATAGGTGTAGGCAAACGCCCCGGGCGCCATGAATACGAAGGTGGCCAGGGCATACGCAAGCAGGCGGATGCGCGTGAGTCCCAGCGCGTAGTTCAGCAGGTTGTACGGAAACAGCGGCACCAGCCGCACGAACGCCACGAAGCGCCAGCCTTCGGCCTCGACGCCGTTCACCAATTCTTTCAGCCGGCCGCCCAGGCGTCGCGAGACCCAGTCGGCGCCGAGGTAACGGGCGACCAGGAACGCAGCCGTTGCGCCCAGCGTCGCGCCGATCAGGTTGATCAGCGTACCCCAGACCGGTCCGAACAGCGCGCCGCCGGCGAGCGTCATGATCATTCCGGGCAGGAACAGCACCGAGGCCAGCGCGTACACGGCGACGAACACCAGCGGCGCGGTGATGCCGAATCCGGCGATCCAGGCTTCCAGTGCGACCGGATCGATCCGATCCCGGAAGGTAACCGCAACACCGATCGCGACCAGCAGTCCGGCGAGCAGACCGATCCGGAGCCAGGGCCAGGACTTCATCGGGTCGTTCCCGACTTCCGGGACGGCTCACCCGCCGGGGGCCAAGTGG is a window from the Thioalkalivibrio paradoxus ARh 1 genome containing:
- a CDS encoding VTT domain-containing protein — protein: MKSWPWLRIGLLAGLLVAIGVAVTFRDRIDPVALEAWIAGFGITAPLVFVAVYALASVLFLPGMIMTLAGGALFGPVWGTLINLIGATLGATAAFLVARYLGADWVSRRLGGRLKELVNGVEAEGWRFVAFVRLVPLFPYNLLNYALGLTRIRLLAYALATFVFMAPGAFAYTYVGHAGRQAIAGGEAAIQTGLIALALLAAVAFLPRLVKRLRVPAEWLTVQELARELAGHSPPVVVDVRSVEEFTGELGHVDGALNLPLDQLANRLHELPKDRPLALVCHTDRRSRTAAKLLHAHGFRDIHIVRRGMTAWRAAERSRHDQD